The following are encoded together in the Labrus mixtus chromosome 2, fLabMix1.1, whole genome shotgun sequence genome:
- the LOC132982302 gene encoding scavenger receptor cysteine-rich type 1 protein M130-like isoform X1, with amino-acid sequence MFYIQHNLFIRWSLVVVWCVALMTETSTLQAEDKQSRQSAVHKDARLVDGAGKCSGRLEMKCQGEWRALNIRNTGRQHSFGYAEVACKQMGCGSTLSITQSTNVTNLPAWEVDFVCKGSESTLKECRNHRTRGMQRRVNSTYSLQVICSESLRLVGDSEICSGGAEVKSDQGWVSVCEDGFDSETQKMFCRELGCGPPRNFRWGSPIGNPSLFKQFQCKGNESRLEDCVSFMKEECRQAARIICSKETDLRLVGGETLCQGTLEGKQAAEWRPLEDGWNSLKPEHFAKVCGKMGCGGFISVSRNNLPELRPVWLTDCETSSSFCKSWRGTSSNLALAVTCEEDTTLVKGPSRCSGKLQVRSGQSWHPVCYSFFSLEAALVTCRDLKCGFPENDRSSNFTRSPVLNCAGTEKHLRDCPSISATEEMLQECDEVSLTCTELPPAPYINIHNVQGSEFVSTYPPKVFKGHRFAISCTVDSPYSVLSIRLKSHIGTDHPNEWIQSPHDKKAVFIFPVAEDAHQGTYQCDYNFNFSSDIFSQPKFISVQVEELNNVRLVNEETECAGRLELEDGGEWRPVSHRHSWSLKEAAVVCRQLDCGSAVSTRGVERSAGLQHAWRFYSDCDGSERALTDCGTVKKWPSSSAVQVVCSGILLQPNISLFYTMRELLDYQPRYILLSKGHSFSITCSVKPQYPGGYFGIRFNQAISISQPAVNHTAHFMFPAADEAHTGTYSCVYVNFVFSHNFSSESQSLSVKVEAEFLEVKLVDGVLREDDGESCAGRLFVKYLNSLLLLSAETTVWDMKHASLVCRQLGCGSAISTKDIKLPKKELMARFFSDCDGSESALLGCGTVLPWFSSSAVELVCTGHQGGADKN; translated from the exons atgttttatatccaGCACAATTTGTTTATCAGATGGTCTTTAGTTGTAGTTTGGTGTGTAGCCTTGATGACTGAGACGTCCACTCTACAAGCAGAAGACAAACAGTCACGTCAGTCTGCTG TGCATAAGGACGCCAGGCTGGTGGACGGTGCCGGCAAGTGCTCTGGCAGGCTGGAGATGAAGTGTCAAGGAGAGTGGAGAGCTCTGAACATCAGGAACACAGGCAGACAGCACAGTTTCGGGTATGCAGAAGTCGCATGCAAGCAGATGGGTTGTGGCTCTACTCTTTCAATAACACAAAGCACCAACGTGACAAATCTACCAGCATGGGAGGTTGACTTTGTGTGCAAGGGCTCTGAGTCCACCCTGAAGGAGTGCAGAAATCACAGAACACGAGGTATGCAGAGGAGAGTAAACTCTACCTACAGTCTGCAGGTGATCTGCTcag agTCTTTGAGGCTTGTCGGGGATTCAGAAATCTGCTCAGGAGGTGCGGAGGTGAAGTCTGATCAGGGTTGGGTTTCAGTGTGTGAGGACGGCTTCGACTCTGAGACTCAAAAGATGTTCTGCAGGGAGCTTGGCTGTGGTCCTCCACGGAACTTTCGTTGGGGGTCACCTATAGGAAATCCCTCCTTATTCAAACAGTTCCAGTGTAAAGGCAACGAGTCCCGTCTGGAGGACTGTGTCAGTTTCATGAAAGAGGAATGCAGACAAGCGGCTAGAATAATATGCTCTA AAGAGACCGATCTGAGGCTAGTGGGAGGAGAGACTCTCTGTCAAGGCACACTGGAGGGAAAGCAGGCTGCAGAGTGGAGGCCTCTGGAGGATGGCTGGAATTCCttgaaaccagaacactttGCCAAGGTTTGTGGGAAGATGGGATGTGGAGGTTTCATCTCAGTCTCAAGGAACAATCTTCCAGAGCTTCGACCTGTGTGGCTGACTGACTGTGAGACGAGTTCCTCATTTTGTAAGTCATGGAGGGGGACTAGTTCAAACTTAGCCCTGGCTGTGACTTGTGAAG AGGATACGACGCTCGTGAAAGGACCCAGCAGATGCTCAGGAAAACTACAAGTGAGGTCCGGTCAGTCGTGGCATCCAGTATGTTATTCTTTCTTCAGCTTGGAGGCGGCACTCGTCACCTGTAGAGACCTGAAGTGTGGTTTCCCTGAGAACGACAGGAGTTCTAACTTCACCAGAAGTCCTGTGTTGAACTGTGCAGGAACAGAGAAGCATCTGAGGGATTGTCCCTCCATCAGCGCCACGGAGGAGATGCTGCAGGAATGTGATGAAGTGTCCTTGACCTGCACAG aaCTTCCACCAGCACCATACATCAACATTCACAATGTGCAAGGATCAGAATTTGTGTCTACATATCCGCCAAAGGTTTTCAAGGGCCATCGCTTCGCCATCTCTTGCACCGTGGATTCACCTTACAGCGTTCTCTCCATCCGCCTGAAATCTCACATTGGCACTGATCACCCCAACGAGTGGATCCAGTCACCTCACGACAAGAAAGCCGTCTTCATCTTTCCTGTTGCTGAGGATGCTCACCAGGGAACCTACCAGTGCGATTACAACTTCAATTTCAGTTCAGACATTTTCTCACAGCCGAAGTTTATCTCCGTTCAAGTGGAAG AGCTGAACAACGTCCGGCTGGTGAATGAGGAGACGGAGTGTGCTGGTAGACTGGAGCTGGAGGACGGGGGCGAGTGGAGGCCCGTGAGCCATCGTCACTCCTGGAGTCTGAAGGAGGCGGCCGTGGTGTGCAGACAGCTCGACTGCGGCTCCGCTGTCTCCACCCGCGGAGTGGAGCGATCCGCTGGACTTCAGCACGCGTGGCGCTTTTATTCTGACTGCGACGGCTCTGAGCGTGCTCTGACGGACTGTGGGACGGTGAAGAAGTGGCCGTCCTCTTCCGCCGTCCAAGTCGTCTGTTCAG gaatCCTCCTTCAACCGAACATTTCTCTCTTCTATACGATGCGTGAATTGTTAGACTATCAGCCGCGGTACATTTTGCTCTCCAAAGGCCACAGCTTCAGCATCACCTGCTCTGTGAAGCCACAATACCCCGGAGGCTACTTCGGCATCCGCTTCAACCAAGCTATCAGCATCTCCCaaccagctgtcaatcacacgGCACACTTCATGTTTCCAGCAGCAGACGAGGCTCACACAGGGACCTACAGCTGTGTttatgtaaactttgtcttcaGTCACAACTTCTCTTCTGAGAGTCAGAGCTTATCCGTCAAGGTGGAAG CAGAGTTCCTGGAGGTGAAGTTGGTTGATGGCGTGCTCAGAGAGGATGACGGCGAGTCCTGTGCCGGCAGACTGTTTGTGAAATACTTGAACTCGCTTCTGCTCCTGAGTGCAGAGACGACAGTGTGGGACATGAAACATGCGTCTTTGGTGTGCAGACAGCTCGGCTGCGGTTCTGCAATTTCAACCAAAGACATTAAACTTCCCAAAAAAGAATTGATGGCACGTTTCTTCTCCGACTGTGATGGATCTGAGTCTGCGCTGCTGGGCTGTGGGACTGTGCTGCCGTGGTTTTCGTCCTCTGCTGTTGAGCTGGTCTGCACAG GCCATCAGGGCGGAGCAGACAAGAACTGA
- the LOC132982302 gene encoding scavenger receptor cysteine-rich type 1 protein M130-like isoform X2, producing the protein MFYIQHNLFIRWSLVVVWCVALMTETSTLQAEDKQSRQSAVHKDARLVDGAGKCSGRLEMKCQGEWRALNIRNTGRQHSFGYAEVACKQMGCGSTLSITQSTNVTNLPAWEVDFVCKGSESTLKECRNHRTRGMQRRVNSTYSLQVICSESLRLVGDSEICSGGAEVKSDQGWVSVCEDGFDSETQKMFCRELGCGPPRNFRWGSPIGNPSLFKQFQCKGNESRLEDCVSFMKEECRQAARIICSKETDLRLVGGETLCQGTLEGKQAAEWRPLEDGWNSLKPEHFAKVCGKMGCGGFISVSRNNLPELRPVWLTDCETSSSFCKSWRGTSSNLALAVTCEEDTTLVKGPSRCSGKLQVRSGQSWHPVCYSFFSLEAALVTCRDLKCGFPENDRSSNFTRSPVLNCAGTEKHLRDCPSISATEEMLQECDEVSLTCTELPPAPYINIHNVQGSEFVSTYPPKVFKGHRFAISCTVDSPYSVLSIRLKSHIGTDHPNEWIQSPHDKKAVFIFPVAEDAHQGTYQCDYNFNFSSDIFSQPKFISVQVEELNNVRLVNEETECAGRLELEDGGEWRPVSHRHSWSLKEAAVVCRQLDCGSAVSTRGVERSAGLQHAWRFYSDCDGSERALTDCGTVKKWPSSSAVQVVCSGILLQPNISLFYTMRELLDYQPRYILLSKGHSFSITCSVKPQYPGGYFGIRFNQAISISQPAVNHTAHFMFPAADEAHTGTYSCVYVNFVFSHNFSSESQSLSVKVEEFLEVKLVDGVLREDDGESCAGRLFVKYLNSLLLLSAETTVWDMKHASLVCRQLGCGSAISTKDIKLPKKELMARFFSDCDGSESALLGCGTVLPWFSSSAVELVCTGHQGGADKN; encoded by the exons atgttttatatccaGCACAATTTGTTTATCAGATGGTCTTTAGTTGTAGTTTGGTGTGTAGCCTTGATGACTGAGACGTCCACTCTACAAGCAGAAGACAAACAGTCACGTCAGTCTGCTG TGCATAAGGACGCCAGGCTGGTGGACGGTGCCGGCAAGTGCTCTGGCAGGCTGGAGATGAAGTGTCAAGGAGAGTGGAGAGCTCTGAACATCAGGAACACAGGCAGACAGCACAGTTTCGGGTATGCAGAAGTCGCATGCAAGCAGATGGGTTGTGGCTCTACTCTTTCAATAACACAAAGCACCAACGTGACAAATCTACCAGCATGGGAGGTTGACTTTGTGTGCAAGGGCTCTGAGTCCACCCTGAAGGAGTGCAGAAATCACAGAACACGAGGTATGCAGAGGAGAGTAAACTCTACCTACAGTCTGCAGGTGATCTGCTcag agTCTTTGAGGCTTGTCGGGGATTCAGAAATCTGCTCAGGAGGTGCGGAGGTGAAGTCTGATCAGGGTTGGGTTTCAGTGTGTGAGGACGGCTTCGACTCTGAGACTCAAAAGATGTTCTGCAGGGAGCTTGGCTGTGGTCCTCCACGGAACTTTCGTTGGGGGTCACCTATAGGAAATCCCTCCTTATTCAAACAGTTCCAGTGTAAAGGCAACGAGTCCCGTCTGGAGGACTGTGTCAGTTTCATGAAAGAGGAATGCAGACAAGCGGCTAGAATAATATGCTCTA AAGAGACCGATCTGAGGCTAGTGGGAGGAGAGACTCTCTGTCAAGGCACACTGGAGGGAAAGCAGGCTGCAGAGTGGAGGCCTCTGGAGGATGGCTGGAATTCCttgaaaccagaacactttGCCAAGGTTTGTGGGAAGATGGGATGTGGAGGTTTCATCTCAGTCTCAAGGAACAATCTTCCAGAGCTTCGACCTGTGTGGCTGACTGACTGTGAGACGAGTTCCTCATTTTGTAAGTCATGGAGGGGGACTAGTTCAAACTTAGCCCTGGCTGTGACTTGTGAAG AGGATACGACGCTCGTGAAAGGACCCAGCAGATGCTCAGGAAAACTACAAGTGAGGTCCGGTCAGTCGTGGCATCCAGTATGTTATTCTTTCTTCAGCTTGGAGGCGGCACTCGTCACCTGTAGAGACCTGAAGTGTGGTTTCCCTGAGAACGACAGGAGTTCTAACTTCACCAGAAGTCCTGTGTTGAACTGTGCAGGAACAGAGAAGCATCTGAGGGATTGTCCCTCCATCAGCGCCACGGAGGAGATGCTGCAGGAATGTGATGAAGTGTCCTTGACCTGCACAG aaCTTCCACCAGCACCATACATCAACATTCACAATGTGCAAGGATCAGAATTTGTGTCTACATATCCGCCAAAGGTTTTCAAGGGCCATCGCTTCGCCATCTCTTGCACCGTGGATTCACCTTACAGCGTTCTCTCCATCCGCCTGAAATCTCACATTGGCACTGATCACCCCAACGAGTGGATCCAGTCACCTCACGACAAGAAAGCCGTCTTCATCTTTCCTGTTGCTGAGGATGCTCACCAGGGAACCTACCAGTGCGATTACAACTTCAATTTCAGTTCAGACATTTTCTCACAGCCGAAGTTTATCTCCGTTCAAGTGGAAG AGCTGAACAACGTCCGGCTGGTGAATGAGGAGACGGAGTGTGCTGGTAGACTGGAGCTGGAGGACGGGGGCGAGTGGAGGCCCGTGAGCCATCGTCACTCCTGGAGTCTGAAGGAGGCGGCCGTGGTGTGCAGACAGCTCGACTGCGGCTCCGCTGTCTCCACCCGCGGAGTGGAGCGATCCGCTGGACTTCAGCACGCGTGGCGCTTTTATTCTGACTGCGACGGCTCTGAGCGTGCTCTGACGGACTGTGGGACGGTGAAGAAGTGGCCGTCCTCTTCCGCCGTCCAAGTCGTCTGTTCAG gaatCCTCCTTCAACCGAACATTTCTCTCTTCTATACGATGCGTGAATTGTTAGACTATCAGCCGCGGTACATTTTGCTCTCCAAAGGCCACAGCTTCAGCATCACCTGCTCTGTGAAGCCACAATACCCCGGAGGCTACTTCGGCATCCGCTTCAACCAAGCTATCAGCATCTCCCaaccagctgtcaatcacacgGCACACTTCATGTTTCCAGCAGCAGACGAGGCTCACACAGGGACCTACAGCTGTGTttatgtaaactttgtcttcaGTCACAACTTCTCTTCTGAGAGTCAGAGCTTATCCGTCAAGGTGGAAG AGTTCCTGGAGGTGAAGTTGGTTGATGGCGTGCTCAGAGAGGATGACGGCGAGTCCTGTGCCGGCAGACTGTTTGTGAAATACTTGAACTCGCTTCTGCTCCTGAGTGCAGAGACGACAGTGTGGGACATGAAACATGCGTCTTTGGTGTGCAGACAGCTCGGCTGCGGTTCTGCAATTTCAACCAAAGACATTAAACTTCCCAAAAAAGAATTGATGGCACGTTTCTTCTCCGACTGTGATGGATCTGAGTCTGCGCTGCTGGGCTGTGGGACTGTGCTGCCGTGGTTTTCGTCCTCTGCTGTTGAGCTGGTCTGCACAG GCCATCAGGGCGGAGCAGACAAGAACTGA